In one Kiritimatiellia bacterium genomic region, the following are encoded:
- a CDS encoding Gfo/Idh/MocA family oxidoreductase: MKKIKTAIIGFGFRAQGLAQNLINNNSFNIMKICDKREERLQAAKEQLGAGLQVTTNATDVFQDNEIEAVVIAAPQFAHRDLSIRAFQSGKHVYCEKPLALSVKECDDMIAAANRAKKIFMVGQQMRYHAHLQKAAALIKAGEIGKPVMAWIREFRNPFPETMSWAFDRRKSGGMLVEKSCHHFDVFNWLMGSKPLQVFASGAADVFKKPFGLNSNIADNAYVIIDYENGGRAFLQLCMFMGLPFKCECGVGQHVREIGAAGAKGMIRTEGFDLGQNVEILPNDSRNIARINIATSGNVPTAFNQNGNDGIFVDFADCIRKGKKPFAGAAIGKTAVAVAVAAEKSMAEKRIVKIKEVMRQATP; this comes from the coding sequence ATGAAAAAAATAAAGACGGCTATAATCGGCTTCGGATTCCGCGCCCAAGGGCTTGCGCAAAACCTGATCAACAACAATTCATTTAACATCATGAAGATCTGCGATAAACGAGAAGAGCGGCTTCAGGCCGCCAAAGAACAGCTTGGCGCCGGCCTGCAAGTTACAACCAATGCAACGGATGTTTTTCAGGATAATGAAATAGAGGCGGTTGTGATTGCCGCTCCGCAATTCGCCCACCGCGACCTGAGCATCCGGGCGTTTCAGTCCGGCAAGCACGTTTATTGCGAAAAGCCGCTCGCGCTTTCCGTGAAGGAATGCGACGACATGATTGCCGCCGCCAACAGGGCGAAAAAGATTTTTATGGTCGGCCAACAAATGCGTTATCACGCGCATTTACAGAAGGCGGCGGCGCTTATCAAAGCAGGCGAAATCGGCAAGCCGGTCATGGCCTGGATCAGAGAATTCCGCAATCCATTCCCGGAAACCATGTCCTGGGCCTTTGACAGGCGAAAAAGCGGAGGCATGCTGGTTGAAAAAAGCTGTCATCATTTTGATGTTTTCAACTGGCTCATGGGCTCAAAGCCGCTGCAAGTCTTCGCTTCCGGCGCGGCGGACGTGTTTAAAAAACCGTTCGGGTTGAACAGCAACATCGCGGACAATGCCTATGTGATTATTGACTATGAAAACGGCGGCAGAGCGTTCCTGCAGCTCTGCATGTTTATGGGGTTGCCTTTCAAATGCGAGTGCGGGGTCGGCCAGCACGTGCGGGAAATCGGCGCGGCCGGCGCAAAAGGCATGATCAGGACGGAAGGCTTTGACCTTGGCCAAAACGTTGAAATTTTACCGAATGACTCGCGCAATATCGCGCGGATAAACATCGCGACCAGCGGAAATGTTCCAACCGCCTTCAATCAAAACGGCAATGACGGAATATTCGTTGATTTTGCGGATTGCATACGCAAAGGCAAAAAACCGTTTGCCGGCGCCGCGATAGGGAAAACAGCCGTGGCCGTGGCCGTGGCCGCCGAAAAATCCATGGCGGAAAAACGCATCGTAAAAATTAAAGAAGTCATGCGGCAGGCGACGCCTTAA
- a CDS encoding GntR family transcriptional regulator: MYKYLELKNRIIDGIVRGRWPVGSILPKENELVAQFNISQSTVCNAMRALVTEGYIRRRKNVGTIVINDKPIADNVPEPAEIYVAGMPPAQYAHTINWFVSEECLRGILNNASYPVKMMRASEFVKKWGAVCSVPPSPARRRVPAGPPGACAARPVGSFRLPEPEGIIGSGRLISDAGRPPVRRGLILSDPEPDILARVKDLPCVCINRLASKFLPFNSVNNDSAQTGYQSISYLAHELGHQKIAIVWGGQLYHQDFMAGCRRAFSMFALALDENLVVDTRGGGEEAGYAAGQKLLKRRKQFTAVCVDTDYKALGLIKALCAAGARVSEDISVIGADDIPEISEKNGLTTINRAFYETGEQAVKMLEKRLADPDLKPASVMICGHIVERQTCRKI; the protein is encoded by the coding sequence ATGTACAAATATCTTGAACTTAAAAATCGTATCATTGACGGCATTGTCAGGGGAAGATGGCCGGTCGGTTCCATCCTGCCGAAAGAAAACGAGCTCGTCGCGCAATTTAACATCTCGCAGTCAACGGTCTGCAACGCCATGCGGGCGCTGGTAACGGAAGGGTATATCAGACGCAGAAAAAACGTCGGGACGATCGTGATCAACGACAAGCCGATTGCGGACAATGTTCCGGAACCGGCGGAAATATACGTGGCGGGAATGCCGCCTGCGCAGTATGCGCATACCATCAATTGGTTTGTCAGCGAGGAATGTCTTCGGGGTATTCTTAATAATGCCAGTTATCCGGTTAAAATGATGCGCGCATCGGAATTTGTTAAAAAATGGGGCGCCGTTTGCAGTGTGCCGCCTTCGCCGGCCCGGCGGCGCGTCCCGGCCGGGCCGCCGGGCGCATGCGCGGCTCGCCCCGTGGGTTCGTTCCGTCTGCCGGAGCCGGAAGGAATTATTGGCTCTGGCCGGCTGATTTCCGATGCCGGGCGGCCGCCCGTTCGCCGCGGTCTCATCTTGTCTGATCCCGAACCGGATATTTTGGCGCGGGTTAAGGATTTACCCTGTGTTTGTATAAACCGATTGGCGTCTAAATTTCTGCCTTTCAACAGCGTCAACAACGATTCAGCCCAGACGGGTTATCAGTCAATATCCTATTTGGCGCACGAGCTCGGCCATCAAAAAATAGCAATTGTATGGGGAGGGCAATTGTATCATCAGGATTTTATGGCCGGCTGCCGGCGGGCATTTTCCATGTTTGCGTTGGCGCTGGACGAGAATCTGGTCGTTGACACGCGGGGCGGGGGTGAGGAAGCAGGATATGCCGCCGGGCAAAAGCTTTTGAAGCGGCGGAAACAATTTACCGCCGTATGTGTTGACACTGATTATAAGGCTTTGGGCTTAATTAAAGCTCTGTGCGCCGCCGGCGCGCGCGTGTCGGAGGATATTTCCGTGATTGGCGCGGATGACATTCCGGAAATCAGCGAAAAGAACGGCCTGACCACCATCAACCGCGCCTTTTACGAAACCGGCGAACAGGCGGTCAAAATGCTTGAAAAACGCCTTGCTGATCCCGATTTAAAGCCGGCTTCGGTCATGATTTGCGGTCATATCGTTGAACGGCAGACATGCCGGAAAATATAA
- a CDS encoding uroporphyrinogen decarboxylase family protein, translating to MTPRQRVEIALKGGHGVRVPFTMYETMIPQCAAEREMRNRGLCIVKRVDCFKTHRPNVKTYSHTFYENHRQLVRHFYETPYGVLTTLHEPSGFTSWALERMYKKPDDYKAMLFFIKDEVYEPDYEHVASLDKTLGEDVILRAGIGGEPLQSLVSGPFFDTAQFCLEWMDHRDELMKLYDAIAAKRRSIYKLVADAPVLHANYGGNVTPEIIGLEMFRQYYVPHYNEAAEILHKKGKLIGCHFDANCKLFADAIAKTRLDYIEAFTPAPDTDMRIADARQAWSDKVIWLNFPSSVHLKPDGVVEQTTVDLLDQAESIDGLIMGITEDIPPDRWQNSCRAVMEGLDRHARQRPELYRD from the coding sequence ATGACTCCAAGACAAAGAGTTGAAATTGCGCTGAAGGGCGGCCACGGCGTCCGCGTGCCGTTTACCATGTATGAGACTATGATTCCCCAATGCGCCGCGGAACGCGAAATGCGCAATCGCGGTCTGTGTATCGTCAAGCGCGTCGACTGCTTTAAGACTCATCGTCCGAACGTCAAGACATATAGTCATACGTTTTATGAAAACCACCGCCAACTGGTCCGGCATTTTTATGAAACGCCGTATGGCGTTCTCACCACCCTGCATGAGCCGTCTGGCTTTACCAGCTGGGCACTTGAGCGGATGTATAAGAAGCCGGACGATTACAAGGCAATGCTTTTCTTTATCAAGGACGAGGTCTATGAGCCGGATTACGAACACGTTGCGTCCCTGGACAAGACGCTTGGCGAGGATGTGATCTTAAGGGCGGGCATTGGCGGCGAGCCGTTGCAATCGCTTGTTTCAGGCCCGTTTTTTGATACCGCTCAATTCTGCCTTGAATGGATGGATCATCGTGATGAACTCATGAAATTGTACGATGCCATCGCCGCGAAACGCCGTTCCATCTACAAACTGGTCGCAGATGCGCCGGTATTGCACGCCAATTACGGCGGCAACGTTACGCCGGAAATAATCGGGCTGGAAATGTTCAGGCAATACTACGTTCCGCATTACAACGAGGCTGCGGAAATATTGCACAAAAAAGGGAAACTTATCGGGTGCCATTTTGACGCCAATTGCAAATTGTTTGCGGATGCCATCGCCAAAACCAGGTTGGATTACATTGAGGCGTTCACGCCGGCGCCGGATACCGACATGCGCATAGCGGATGCGCGCCAGGCCTGGTCCGACAAGGTTATATGGTTGAATTTTCCTTCCAGCGTGCATCTGAAACCGGACGGGGTGGTGGAACAGACGACCGTTGACCTGCTTGATCAGGCGGAATCAATTGACGGTTTGATTATGGGAATTACCGAGGATATCCCGCCTGACCGCTGGCAAAACAGCTGCCGCGCGGTCATGGAGGGGCTTGACCGCCATGCGCGCCAAAGACCGGAATTGTATCGGGATTGA
- a CDS encoding DUF4838 domain-containing protein, translating to MKTENTAAKTSGLGKKSDFSGGNLLKSGGWLRGLFFTGLVVFLLGCNTREVENGGKKYAGDPVIVLPKNADAIKKFAAEELKKHLELITGKPIEITDDAEGKKGFPFYVGIPFPDDKAELKREEARYRITPAGIYLYGEDAHGEDADLEKVLHPRVTRTGTMFAVYFFLENELGVKWMEPGDDGIAFCPRSELVFASKCFSWAPGLTIRQFSLNRRILFRNVPVKMAYNREEMDRIILEHGIWLRRMRLGSSEMIEMGHAFTDWWEKYGKNHPEYFALNPENGRREPYREKRPDLAKLCVANRNVQKQIVANWLERKKKQPELVNINVCDNDGFGFCACPECLKLDVRKEGEPLVACQKDGKNILAHMTDREVWFANEVLKLAREKYPDLKAVMYGYGCYLQAPRREKVSEGVIIEFVPTMLSGSAAIEKLYCDWKNMGAKEFIHRPNDMWLATGLPMGFEKLMFASLKTGFENGAIGMLFDSLITGSWEADGLGYYVIARAGTYPDRSFDDWEDEYCSGFGPAKDDMKEYFQYWRNNWDSRIWNANTPDKENVLQDAACAYQVVLRRMLDYFTAADFDATDAILAKASAKELSADARKRVEKMQLANKHSRLSMELLAAFSDENSSLRQKVEKAKEALNFRIENRDKIKMNWSAFLAAESYFGDDEKHKWDGPLNGAMAWAEAFFDGELEPLAQKPLVWKFKIDAEAAGTQEDLQNAKWTDVNKTWLSVNTVCSWDKPRSGLPEEIRSRLEKHDGKGWYAAAIKKDERMKDRKVYLVFGAADGFCRVYVNGAKAGENICKKDNAGGAPFTIRIDQRFDDGEWQQIRVCVSNATGPGGICKPVWLAAGK from the coding sequence ATGAAAACAGAAAATACCGCGGCAAAAACAAGCGGTCTTGGAAAAAAATCTGATTTTTCCGGGGGAAACTTGCTTAAATCGGGCGGATGGCTGCGGGGCCTTTTTTTTACGGGTCTGGTCGTGTTCCTTCTCGGATGCAACACGCGGGAAGTTGAAAACGGCGGAAAAAAATATGCCGGGGATCCTGTTATTGTTTTGCCGAAAAATGCGGATGCGATCAAAAAGTTTGCGGCGGAAGAATTGAAAAAACATCTGGAGCTTATCACCGGCAAACCGATAGAAATTACGGACGATGCAGAAGGGAAAAAGGGGTTTCCTTTTTATGTCGGGATTCCCTTTCCTGACGATAAAGCGGAATTGAAAAGAGAAGAGGCGCGGTACCGGATAACTCCGGCCGGGATCTATCTATACGGAGAGGACGCGCATGGAGAGGATGCCGACCTGGAAAAAGTTTTACACCCCCGGGTGACAAGAACAGGAACGATGTTTGCCGTTTATTTTTTCCTGGAAAATGAGCTGGGCGTGAAATGGATGGAGCCGGGGGATGACGGCATAGCTTTCTGCCCCAGGTCGGAACTGGTGTTTGCGTCCAAATGTTTTTCATGGGCGCCTGGACTGACAATCAGACAGTTTTCCTTGAACAGGCGGATCCTGTTCAGGAATGTGCCGGTGAAAATGGCCTATAACCGGGAAGAAATGGACCGGATAATCCTGGAGCACGGGATATGGTTGAGAAGAATGCGGCTTGGTTCAAGCGAAATGATTGAGATGGGGCATGCTTTCACTGACTGGTGGGAAAAATACGGCAAAAATCATCCCGAATATTTTGCGTTGAATCCGGAAAACGGCCGGCGGGAGCCCTACAGGGAAAAAAGGCCTGACCTTGCAAAGCTTTGTGTTGCCAACAGGAATGTTCAAAAGCAGATAGTGGCCAACTGGCTGGAAAGAAAAAAGAAACAGCCGGAGCTGGTCAATATCAATGTTTGCGACAATGATGGCTTTGGTTTTTGCGCCTGTCCTGAATGCCTCAAACTTGATGTCAGAAAAGAAGGAGAGCCGCTCGTGGCATGCCAGAAAGATGGAAAAAATATCCTGGCTCACATGACAGACAGAGAAGTTTGGTTCGCCAACGAAGTGCTGAAGCTGGCGCGCGAAAAATATCCCGACCTAAAAGCCGTAATGTACGGCTATGGTTGTTATCTCCAGGCGCCCCGGCGCGAAAAAGTGTCAGAGGGCGTTATCATAGAGTTTGTTCCCACCATGCTTTCGGGGAGCGCGGCAATAGAAAAACTATATTGCGATTGGAAAAATATGGGGGCAAAGGAGTTCATTCACCGGCCGAATGACATGTGGCTGGCGACGGGGCTGCCCATGGGGTTTGAAAAACTAATGTTTGCATCGTTGAAAACAGGTTTTGAAAACGGAGCTATCGGCATGCTTTTTGACTCGCTGATCACGGGTTCCTGGGAAGCCGACGGGCTTGGCTACTATGTCATAGCCCGGGCCGGCACATATCCGGACCGCAGTTTTGATGACTGGGAGGATGAATACTGTTCCGGCTTCGGCCCTGCCAAAGATGACATGAAAGAATACTTCCAATACTGGCGAAATAACTGGGACAGCAGGATATGGAACGCAAACACGCCGGACAAAGAAAATGTCTTGCAGGATGCCGCCTGCGCCTACCAGGTGGTTTTGCGCAGGATGCTTGATTACTTTACGGCGGCTGATTTTGATGCTACCGACGCCATTCTTGCAAAGGCCTCCGCAAAGGAGCTGAGCGCGGATGCAAGAAAACGCGTTGAGAAGATGCAGCTTGCCAATAAGCATTCCCGCCTCTCAATGGAACTGCTTGCGGCCTTTTCCGATGAGAATTCTTCCTTGCGCCAGAAGGTTGAGAAAGCCAAAGAGGCGTTAAATTTCAGGATAGAAAACAGGGACAAAATCAAGATGAACTGGTCTGCTTTTTTGGCCGCTGAAAGTTACTTCGGCGATGATGAGAAGCATAAATGGGACGGGCCGTTGAACGGGGCTATGGCTTGGGCCGAGGCCTTTTTTGACGGCGAGTTGGAGCCGCTCGCTCAAAAACCCCTGGTTTGGAAGTTCAAAATAGACGCCGAAGCCGCCGGAACGCAGGAAGACCTGCAGAACGCAAAATGGACCGATGTCAACAAGACATGGCTTTCCGTCAATACCGTCTGTTCCTGGGACAAGCCCCGAAGCGGACTTCCCGAAGAGATTAGAAGCAGACTTGAAAAGCATGATGGCAAAGGCTGGTATGCCGCGGCAATTAAAAAAGATGAAAGGATGAAAGATCGGAAAGTTTATCTTGTCTTTGGCGCGGCGGACGGATTCTGCCGGGTCTATGTCAATGGCGCAAAAGCGGGAGAAAATATTTGTAAAAAAGACAATGCGGGGGGCGCGCCGTTTACAATCAGGATTGACCAGCGCTTCGATGATGGTGAATGGCAGCAGATAAGAGTCTGCGTTTCAAACGCCACCGGGCCCGGCGGCATCTGCAAGCCGGTATGGCTTGCCGCCGGCAAATAA
- a CDS encoding DEAD/DEAH box helicase → MPQHLVTSILFDGSLALEWEENSLAEHHDRQRLEKLLMDVFKAGRVDGPGKWLLMLGLSDSTVPLSSSLAFWRDFSANWIHQARTTPDIEKKRATLDIKLADDEADAFRQRMPAMIGIDYAGTAFIQNIWRSIQSVFVKEIRDFKGSVEDYFQKISPRPRHIDRIHFHLVENRKDEECPFAFMATYTTHVDERGRTRHLPLKHALEEYGSRKDKLLELLATVNKVAKKNSLIAALTDSGELFHPIAFTPRDAFAFLNGVPDFEAAGILCRIPRWWKGTRKATVALAVGNAAPSLLGHNALLDFDASLHLDGEEISEQEARRILESAEGLAFIKGRWVAVDTASLQKTLDALKEARRLADSQQLSFADAMRLLMGAKEANTVGRLSAGEVEITCGDWLRSMLEKMTNPTLIRETDPSPALKARLRPYQRQGLNWLNFLHTLGFGICLADDMGLGKTIQILAHLQQLKEKGRTSLIVVPASLMENWRREIEKFTSDLRTVIIHPQVLKDTPVDDIRKQISSYDIAITTYGMLSRYSWLVEHKWFYVVCDEAQAIKNPMTKQARAVKALKCAHRGVMTGTPVENRLSDLWSLFDFINPGLLGSFNEFKNYAKSLADHPEGFGRLRRVVHPYILRRNKTDKTIISDLPDKVEMKTFCPLSKAQTIIYQDLVRRLDKDLNETDGIRRKGVVLAYLLKCKQVCNHPDHYSGSGVFDAEESGKFNRLAELCETIREKREKALVFTQFKEIIGPLSAFLENVFGAPGLILHGSTSVKQRRETIDRFQSNDYAPFFILSLKAGGIGLNLTAANHVIHFDRWWNPAVENQATDRAFRIGQKRNVMVHKFICKGTIEEKIDALIEDKKSLAGEIIPAAAENWITEMNDAQVRDLFRLTLASADE, encoded by the coding sequence ATGCCGCAACATCTTGTCACTTCCATCCTTTTTGACGGTTCGTTGGCGCTCGAATGGGAGGAAAACTCGCTTGCGGAACATCATGACCGCCAGCGGCTGGAAAAACTGCTGATGGATGTTTTTAAAGCCGGCCGCGTGGACGGACCCGGTAAATGGCTTCTGATGCTTGGCTTATCCGACTCCACTGTTCCGCTCTCTTCTTCTCTTGCATTCTGGCGCGATTTTTCGGCCAACTGGATTCATCAGGCGCGCACAACACCCGATATAGAAAAGAAGCGCGCAACGCTGGATATTAAACTGGCTGACGACGAGGCCGATGCTTTCCGGCAACGCATGCCGGCTATGATTGGAATTGATTATGCCGGCACTGCCTTTATCCAGAACATCTGGCGGTCAATTCAGTCTGTATTTGTCAAAGAAATCCGCGATTTCAAGGGTTCGGTCGAGGACTATTTCCAGAAGATTTCTCCCCGGCCACGCCATATTGACCGCATTCATTTTCACCTGGTCGAAAACCGCAAGGATGAAGAATGTCCCTTTGCGTTTATGGCAACTTACACCACGCATGTTGACGAACGCGGCCGCACACGCCACTTGCCGCTCAAGCACGCTCTTGAGGAATACGGCAGCCGGAAAGACAAGCTGCTGGAACTGCTGGCAACGGTCAACAAGGTTGCCAAAAAGAATTCATTGATCGCCGCCTTGACGGATTCCGGTGAATTATTCCATCCGATTGCATTCACGCCGCGCGATGCGTTCGCGTTTCTGAACGGCGTACCGGACTTTGAGGCGGCCGGCATTCTCTGCCGCATTCCGCGCTGGTGGAAAGGAACACGCAAGGCAACGGTTGCGCTCGCGGTGGGTAATGCCGCTCCGTCCCTGCTCGGTCACAACGCCTTGCTCGATTTTGACGCCAGCCTGCATCTGGACGGCGAAGAGATATCAGAACAGGAAGCCCGGCGCATCCTGGAAAGCGCCGAAGGTCTGGCTTTTATCAAGGGGCGCTGGGTGGCCGTCGATACCGCTTCCCTGCAAAAGACACTGGACGCTCTGAAAGAGGCCAGAAGGCTTGCCGATTCGCAGCAGCTCTCTTTTGCCGATGCCATGCGCCTGCTCATGGGCGCGAAGGAGGCGAATACCGTCGGCCGCCTGTCGGCCGGCGAGGTTGAAATCACCTGTGGCGACTGGCTAAGATCAATGCTCGAAAAGATGACCAATCCAACGCTGATTCGCGAGACCGATCCTTCTCCCGCGCTTAAAGCCCGATTGCGTCCCTACCAGCGGCAGGGCTTGAATTGGCTGAATTTCCTGCATACGCTGGGATTCGGCATCTGCCTGGCGGATGACATGGGGCTGGGCAAGACCATCCAGATACTTGCGCATCTGCAACAACTCAAGGAAAAAGGACGAACCAGTTTGATCGTTGTTCCCGCCTCATTGATGGAAAACTGGCGGCGCGAAATCGAAAAATTTACTTCCGACCTGCGGACTGTCATTATTCATCCACAGGTCTTGAAAGACACGCCTGTCGATGATATCAGGAAACAGATAAGTTCATACGACATTGCCATTACAACTTACGGTATGTTGAGCCGCTATTCCTGGCTTGTTGAACACAAATGGTTCTATGTGGTCTGCGACGAGGCGCAGGCCATTAAAAATCCCATGACCAAACAGGCCAGAGCAGTCAAGGCGCTTAAGTGCGCTCATCGCGGCGTGATGACGGGCACGCCGGTTGAAAACCGACTCTCTGATCTCTGGTCGCTTTTCGATTTCATCAATCCCGGGCTGCTCGGCTCATTTAACGAATTCAAAAACTACGCCAAAAGTCTGGCCGATCATCCCGAAGGATTTGGCCGCCTGCGCCGGGTGGTGCATCCCTATATCCTGCGGCGCAACAAGACGGACAAAACGATCATCAGCGATCTGCCCGACAAGGTGGAAATGAAAACATTCTGTCCGCTCTCAAAAGCGCAAACGATTATTTATCAGGACCTGGTCCGCCGGCTGGACAAGGATTTGAACGAAACCGATGGCATCCGGCGCAAAGGCGTCGTGCTCGCATATCTGCTGAAATGCAAGCAGGTGTGTAATCACCCGGATCATTACAGCGGTTCCGGCGTGTTTGACGCGGAGGAAAGCGGCAAATTCAATCGTCTGGCGGAATTATGCGAAACCATCCGCGAAAAACGGGAAAAGGCCCTGGTTTTCACGCAATTCAAGGAAATCATCGGCCCTCTGTCCGCATTTCTGGAAAATGTCTTCGGTGCGCCGGGATTGATTCTGCACGGTTCGACTTCGGTCAAACAGCGCAGGGAAACCATTGACCGCTTCCAAAGTAATGACTATGCGCCGTTCTTCATTCTTTCGCTCAAAGCGGGCGGAATAGGATTGAATCTGACTGCGGCGAACCACGTCATTCATTTTGACCGGTGGTGGAATCCGGCGGTGGAAAACCAGGCCACGGACCGGGCGTTTCGTATCGGCCAGAAACGGAACGTGATGGTGCATAAATTCATTTGCAAGGGAACGATCGAGGAAAAGATAGACGCCCTGATCGAGGATAAAAAAAGCCTGGCCGGGGAGATCATCCCCGCGGCGGCTGAAAACTGGATCACGGAAATGAACGATGCCCAGGTGCGCGATCTGTTCCGGCTGACGCTTGCTTCGGCAGATGAATAA
- a CDS encoding Rid family detoxifying hydrolase, giving the protein MSKQVIIAENAPKPVARYSQGILVDNTLYVQGVIALDPAANKLIAGPMAVQARRVFDSLKAIVEKAGLTMADVVKVTAFLADLEDYPAFNEIYRQYFTADPPPVRTTVQARMPFGALVEVDVIAVKSKQI; this is encoded by the coding sequence ATGTCAAAACAAGTCATTATAGCTGAAAACGCCCCCAAACCGGTGGCGCGTTATTCCCAGGGCATTCTGGTTGATAACACGCTCTATGTTCAGGGCGTGATTGCGCTTGATCCCGCCGCCAATAAGCTCATTGCAGGTCCGATGGCCGTTCAGGCGCGCCGTGTTTTTGACAGCCTGAAGGCGATTGTTGAAAAAGCGGGATTGACCATGGCCGATGTTGTCAAGGTCACGGCATTCCTGGCTGATCTGGAAGACTATCCGGCGTTCAACGAGATTTACCGGCAGTATTTCACGGCCGATCCGCCTCCGGTGCGGACCACGGTCCAGGCCCGCATGCCCTTCGGCGCCTTGGTTGAGGTTGACGTCATTGCGGTTAAATCAAAGCAAATATGA
- a CDS encoding elongation factor G: protein MKDIAINDVRTFVLLGHTGSGKTTLCDAVLYKTGLTDRMGLVSAGTSLSDFTETEISRKSSVYAQSFTTVFNDGGKKSQIVIIDSPGVDDFAGQVICACRAVNSALITVDAAAGIQVGTTRAWRRVQALAMPRGIVITGLDKENTSFTKTIGEIQNIWGEKCLPVIVFAEGKFIDVLSEGAVSPTAAELVEKSKNALIECAAEGDDAMLEKYLGGEKLTADELQNGLRKAVLKGTLIPVFAAMALKNEGLDLLLQKIVQVFPGPADAPAKDAAGKSVNPAPDAPFVGHVWSAVTDPYAGKLVYIRVCGGTLRENMEVSNAAKGHKERIGPLLVPQGKKPAVTTEARAGDIIALPKLKNTTINDVLCAVNHKAEFTPIVFPNPVISMAVSAKEQSDEDKIGTALSRVAEDDPTIRVERRVDTNEIIIAGMGDAHLDVALSQMKKRSNVTAEYRTPKVPYKETVTGLGEGHYKHKKQSGGRGQYAEVYCKVAPKKPDEEWFVDEVVGGVIPRNFLPACEKGFMEAMPHGVLAGYPIVDVKVTVYDGSYHDVDSSEIAFKIAASRAMKEAVSKAKPVLLEPIMTARVAVPEQFMGDINGDLNHRRGRILGIEIEDGLQVIVAEVPMAEMFRYCSELRSITGGRGSFEMSFARYDVVPSNIAQKIIASVEKTKEEEV from the coding sequence TTGAAAGATATAGCAATCAATGACGTGAGAACCTTTGTCCTTTTGGGCCATACGGGAAGCGGCAAGACGACGTTATGCGATGCCGTCCTTTATAAAACGGGTTTAACAGACCGCATGGGGCTGGTCAGCGCCGGCACGAGTCTAAGCGACTTTACGGAAACGGAAATCAGCCGTAAAAGCAGCGTTTATGCCCAGTCGTTCACCACGGTTTTCAATGACGGCGGCAAAAAGAGCCAGATTGTGATCATAGACAGTCCGGGCGTGGACGATTTTGCCGGCCAGGTGATCTGCGCGTGCCGGGCCGTCAATTCCGCGCTGATCACGGTTGATGCTGCGGCCGGCATCCAGGTCGGCACAACCAGGGCCTGGCGCCGGGTTCAGGCGCTGGCGATGCCGCGGGGAATTGTGATTACCGGCCTTGACAAGGAAAACACGAGCTTTACGAAAACTATAGGCGAGATTCAGAATATCTGGGGTGAGAAATGCCTGCCGGTAATCGTTTTTGCCGAGGGTAAATTTATAGATGTGCTTTCCGAGGGCGCCGTTTCGCCCACGGCTGCGGAATTGGTTGAAAAAAGTAAAAATGCGTTGATTGAATGCGCCGCGGAAGGCGACGATGCCATGCTTGAAAAATACCTCGGCGGCGAAAAACTTACCGCGGATGAGCTTCAGAACGGGTTGCGGAAGGCCGTTCTGAAGGGGACGCTCATTCCCGTGTTTGCGGCGATGGCCTTGAAGAACGAGGGCCTTGACCTGTTGTTGCAAAAAATCGTTCAAGTTTTTCCCGGCCCGGCCGATGCGCCGGCCAAGGATGCCGCCGGCAAGTCGGTCAACCCCGCGCCGGATGCGCCGTTTGTCGGCCATGTCTGGAGCGCGGTTACCGATCCCTACGCCGGCAAACTGGTCTATATCCGGGTTTGCGGCGGAACGTTGCGGGAAAACATGGAGGTGAGCAATGCGGCCAAGGGGCACAAGGAACGGATCGGCCCCTTGCTTGTTCCGCAGGGCAAAAAACCAGCGGTTACCACTGAGGCCCGGGCCGGCGACATTATCGCCCTGCCCAAGTTGAAAAACACGACAATTAACGATGTCTTGTGCGCGGTCAACCACAAGGCGGAATTTACGCCGATCGTCTTTCCCAATCCCGTAATCTCAATGGCCGTTTCGGCCAAGGAGCAGAGCGACGAGGATAAAATCGGCACGGCTTTATCGCGCGTGGCGGAGGATGATCCGACCATCAGGGTTGAGCGGCGCGTTGACACCAACGAGATCATCATTGCCGGGATGGGCGACGCGCATCTGGACGTTGCCTTGAGCCAGATGAAAAAACGGAGCAACGTTACGGCCGAGTACCGCACGCCCAAGGTGCCTTACAAGGAAACCGTTACGGGATTGGGCGAGGGGCATTACAAACACAAGAAACAATCCGGCGGCCGCGGTCAGTATGCGGAAGTATATTGCAAAGTGGCGCCGAAGAAGCCGGATGAGGAATGGTTTGTTGATGAAGTGGTCGGCGGGGTCATTCCGCGCAATTTTCTGCCGGCCTGCGAAAAGGGGTTCATGGAAGCCATGCCGCATGGTGTCCTGGCCGGCTACCCGATCGTGGATGTCAAGGTGACTGTTTATGACGGCTCATACCATGACGTTGATTCGTCGGAAATTGCCTTTAAGATTGCCGCCTCCCGCGCCATGAAGGAAGCCGTGAGCAAGGCCAAACCGGTTTTGCTGGAGCCGATTATGACGGCGCGGGTCGCGGTGCCCGAGCAGTTTATGGGCGATATCAACGGGGACCTCAATCACCGCCGCGGCCGGATACTGGGGATTGAAATTGAAGACGGACTGCAGGTGATCGTGGCCGAAGTTCCCATGGCGGAAATGTTCCGTTACTGTTCGGAGCTCCGCAGCATTACCGGCGGCCGCGGCTCATTTGAAATGAGTTTTGCCCGTTATGATGTTGTGCCCAGCAATATCGCGCAGAAAATCATTGCCAGCGTGGAAAAGACCAAGGAAGAGGAAGTCTGA